The following nucleotide sequence is from Bos indicus x Bos taurus breed Angus x Brahman F1 hybrid chromosome 26, Bos_hybrid_MaternalHap_v2.0, whole genome shotgun sequence.
TCTTGCTATGTAAGGTGGGGAAACTATTAATACCTCATTTCTAGGGTTGATGTAAACTTGAAGTTAGATGCTCATAAGCAACTTgaacaaggatgagatggttggatggcattgccgactcaatggacatgagtctgagcaaactcccagggatggtgaaagacagggaagcctggtgtgctgcagtccatggggtctcaaagagttggacacgactgaaccacgaAGCAACTTGATTCAGTGCCTGGTGAGGAGCTTAACTCAAATGCTGGATAACTCAATCCATCTGACTGGGAAAACGGGATGTGGATAACAGAGAGCTAACCTAATTGCAAAGGGCACTGGGATACCCTCACGGATGTTGTGTCTAAGTTGGGGCCAGCATGATTCCAGCAGGTTCACCCAGTGTAAACACAGACTGGCTGGCTTCTGGCAAGGTAAAGGTGTTTCCCTTTGCCTGGAAACCAGGAGGTGTGGCCGAGTCAGGGCATGAAGAACAGCAGATCAACTGAAAAGCGGTGGAGAGGAGCCCTGCTCCTGGATCTCTCTGGTTCCTCCAAATGCTGGGGGTCAGCTCCCCGAGGCTAAAGGAGACAAGTGAGTGGGGAGCTACCTGGAAGGGCATTTCAGGGCTGGGGCTTCAAACGGCCTTGAGTCCTTCTAGCCTGCTCGGAGCCTGGGCTTTGGGTCCCGCCCTAGGACAAGAGGTGACCTGGTAGCCAAACTCTTTAGGAAGAGTTCCCCAAAGCCGGGGGCACAATCGCAGGGGCTCCTGCTGTGAACCAAGGCCTGCGTTACTAGTCACCAGGATCTGCGGTGGACCTGAGAACAAAGCGCATCCACCTCCCCTACTCCAGGTCTGGACCAGGACAAGGCCCCAGGAACCACGCCGGCCGCCTGAACTTCAGACCATGTACGCATACTACTGCCGAGCGCCTGGGGAGGACATCTGGCCTCTACTGCAGCACCTCACCTACACCTACCAGCCCGCCCCTCTGCTGCTGCCCCCTATCCAGGCCCATAACTTCTGCAGCCGGCCCCGCGACCTGTGCGCCGGCGAGTGGGCTGGTCCGCAGGAATACCACTGCTTCCACTCCACCGGAGCGCCCCTGAAGGTCGCGCCGCCTTTTTGGGCCTTCCCGCCGGCCTACGCCGCGGCCCTGCGCCCGCCGTTCCCCGCGCCCGGCTACCTGGGGCCAGCGCTGCAGGCGCCCGCAGCCACAGGACAGGCGGCAGTCGAGAGCGGGGCGCAGTGGCCGGAAGGCGGCACCGTGCAGGCCGAACTGCGGTGGGGCCGTGTGGAGCGTGCGCTTGGCCCGCGCCTCGAGCTGCCGGACTCGGTGCGCCGGGAGCTGCGCCGCGTGTACGGCACACACCCGCGCACCAACGTGCGTGTCACCTACCGCGGCGGCGAGTTCCTGCTGCAAGGCGCGCCGCGCCTGCGAGAGCCCGAGTACCGCGTCAAGAGGGGAGTCCTGCGGCCGCCGGCCAGCAGCGACAGCGGGGACGAGAGTCCCGCGGGGGAAGCGGT
It contains:
- the LOC113884666 gene encoding uncharacterized protein LOC113884666, which gives rise to MYAYYCRAPGEDIWPLLQHLTYTYQPAPLLLPPIQAHNFCSRPRDLCAGEWAGPQEYHCFHSTGAPLKVAPPFWAFPPAYAAALRPPFPAPGYLGPALQAPAATGQAAVESGAQWPEGGTVQAELRWGRVERALGPRLELPDSVRRELRRVYGTHPRTNVRVTYRGGEFLLQGAPRLREPEYRVKRGVLRPPASSDSGDESPAGEAVERGRLKKRKA